From the genome of Spinacia oleracea cultivar Varoflay chromosome 2, BTI_SOV_V1, whole genome shotgun sequence, one region includes:
- the LOC110796620 gene encoding uncharacterized protein has product MAEQTDAVPGSILSTEASKSGEEKSPDHSAGKLRGTKKVPHYLRASTGSCHDSCKHGTSHKFKDTPTRPVRRKILPHGKNTVDIQIYVDKKVKKALQADNLELPSADETSAAKKSFPSSRKSSLHDSSKLIKQEPGSKLVKKVVQSPGKSSLSDTLKISKQDVVSSKKRVPLCPKERNASEGPLKPNSRGKKPSSLSSTIKISNPEVTPAAIKSVSSKRTAINSKGKIDSEVPLKPSGRCEKRSSSLGSLTRLSKTNVGDNPRTSRPAVMKTATLSPRTSKVEVNKLKDQKLRSQAFVKNQIIANKAKPVLPNNDKVEEKTLHMIETKEDYLSTAPNAGILDQSPWSPESLNSSSQTNSLSLTSHGRDSGYTDSEAEGSVSNYSSSGDSKAADSLNKGKELTHVSEGRDPASLKMKFKKGKMVEHQSETNTSRRLRFRKGRTLVDSQDTNSGAHLKTYKKRASENNKKEAETGLVKVFLKHQETETKKEEQVSLNNVIEETASKLVEKRKSRVKALVGAFESVISLQERKPSAADR; this is encoded by the coding sequence ATGGCTGAGCAGACTGACGCTGTTCCAGGTAGCATACTTAGCACTGAAGCAAGCAAAAGCGGTGAAGAAAAATCACCAGATCACTCTGCCGGAAAGCTTCGTGGCACGAAGAAAGTTCCTCACTATCTGAGAGCATCTACTGGTTCCTGCCATGACTCCTGCAAGCATGGGACTAGCCACAAATTTAAAGATACGCCAACTCGTCCTGTAAGGAGGAAAATACTTCCACATGGAAAAAATACTGTAGATATTCAAATATATGTTgataaaaaagttaaaaaagcACTTCAGGCTGACAACCTTGAGCTTCCATCAGCCGATGAAACTTCTGCTGCTAAAAAATCTTTTCCATCATCTAGGAAATCCTCTCTCCATGATTCGTCAAAACTAATTAAGCAAGAACCTGGATCAAAGCTGGTTAAGAAGGTAGTCCAATCCCCTGGAAAGTCATCTTTGTCTGATACCTTGAAAATCTCAAAGCAAGATGTTGTTTCATCAAAAAAGCGAGTACCTTTATGTCCCAAGGAGCGGAATGCTTCTGAGGGTCCTTTGAAACCCAACAGTCGGGGTAAGAAGCCATCATCTTTATCCAGTACCATAAAAATATCAAATCCAGAAGTTACACCAGCTGCCATAAAGAGTGTTTCATCAAAACGGACTGCTATAAATTCTAAGGGAAAGATTGATTCTGAAGTTCCTCTGAAGCCAAGCGGCAGGTGTGAGAAGAGATCATCTTCTTTAGGTTCGTTAACAAGATTAAGTAAGACTAATGTTGGTGATAATCCAAGAACCTCTAGGCCTGCTGTCATGAAGACTGCCACATTGTCTCCAAGGACTTCGAAAGTGGAGGTGAATAAGCTTAAGGATCAAAAGCTGAGAAGCCAAGCTTTTGTCAAGAATCAGATAATAGCTAACAAAGCTAAACCAGTGTTGCCTAACAATGACAAGGTTGAGGAGAAAACATTGCATATGATTGAAACAAAGGAGGATTACTTATCAACTGCCCCAAATGCAGGCATCTTGGATCAATCTCCTTGGTCGCCAGAGTCACTCAATTCATCCTCCCAAACAAATTCTCTCTCTTTAACTTCTCATGGGCGGGATTCAGGGTACACGGACAGTGAGGCTGAGGGTTCAGTCTCCAACTACAGTAGTTCGGGTGATTCAAAAGCAGCTGATAGCTTAAACAAGGGAAAAGAATTGACCCATGTTTCTGAGGGTCGGGATCCTGCCTCTTTGAAGATGAAATTCAAAAAGGGAAAAATGGTTGAACATCAATCTGAAACCAACACTTCGAGAAGGCTACGATTCAGGAAAGGCAGGACCTTGGTTGATAGCCAAGACACTAATAGTGGGGCCCATCTAAAAACATACAAGAAGAGGGCTTCAGAGAATAACAAAAAGGAGGCAGAAACTGGTTTGGTGAAGGTTTTTTTGAAGCACCAAGAAACGGAGACCAAGAAAGAAGAGCAAGTTTCGTTGAATaatgtgatagaagaaactgcgaGTAAGCTTGTGGAGAAGCGGAAGAGTAGAGTAAAGGCTTTGGTGGGCGCATTTGAATCGGTTATATCTCTGCAGGAACGGAAACCATCTGCTGCTGATAGATAG